A genomic region of Ignavibacteriota bacterium contains the following coding sequences:
- a CDS encoding carboxylesterase family protein, producing SNPQTTKTDLEISEAMATYWTNFARYGDPNGATVPEWPAFSETNPVVMYFRQTPHTGPVPSVGSLKILDAYFRWRRTPEGEAWAR from the coding sequence CTTCGAATCCTCAGACCACGAAAACGGACCTCGAGATCTCCGAGGCGATGGCCACCTATTGGACGAACTTTGCGAGGTACGGCGATCCCAACGGGGCAACGGTTCCGGAGTGGCCGGCCTTTAGCGAGACCAACCCTGTTGTCATGTACTTCCGTCAGACACCGCACACGGGGCCGGTGCCGAGCGTCGGGTCGTTGAAGATACTCGATGCATATTTCCGCTGGCGGCGGACACCTGAGGGAGAAGCGTGGGCCAGATGA